AGGCCGCCACCCGGCTCCTGGCCGAGTCCCCCGACCACGACATCGCCACGCGCGCCGTCTGCGAGGCGGTCGGCGTCACCCAGCCCCGGCTGTACCGGCTGTTCGGTGACAAACGCGGCCTGCTCGACGCGGTGGCCGACGCCGGGTTCGAGCGGTACGCCGAGCAGAAGGCCCTGCTGGAGAAGACCGGCGACCCGGTGGCCGACCTCTACGCCGGATGGGACGACCACCACCGGTTCGCAGCGGCCAATCCCGCTCTCTACCAGTTGATGTTCGCCCCCCGCCCGCAGTCGCACAGCGAGGCCCGGCGCCGGATCCTCGGCCTCCTGGAGGCGTCGCTGCTGCGCTGCTCCGCCGTCGGCGCGCTCCGGGTCGACGTGAACCACGCCGCCCAGCTGATCCTCTCGGCCAACGTCGGGGTGGCCCTCAACCGCATCGCGCAGCCCGGCCTGTTCGACGAAGAGCTGTCCCACCGGGCCCGCGACGCCGCGTTCGGCGCCGTGCTCGCCGCCCCCATGGGCGACAGCACCGCCGACCCGGTCGGCGACGCGGCCCGGCAGCTTCACTCGCAACTCGCCCTGACGGGCAGCGACGCCCTGGAACCGGCCGAGGAGTCCCTGCTGGAGCGCTGGCTGGAACGCATCGTCGAACGCGGCACCGGAGAGATCAACGGATGAAGGTGAACAGCCTGCGCGACGGGTCCAGACACCGGGAAGCAGATCGGCTTCCGACGGGTTGCCCATGATCGGTGCCCGGCCGGCCGACCGGGCACGATCGCACGTGGAAAGGCAGAAACCTTATGGCAGTGGCCGACAGCGGCACGATCGGGCTCGGTGGCAAGCAGGTCCACCGACTCGGATTCGGCGCGATGCGCATCACGGGTCCTGGTATCTGGGGCCCGCCGACAGACCACGACGAGGCAGTGCGGGTGCTACGCCGGGCTGTCGAGCTGGGCGTCACCTTCATCGACACGGCCGACTCCTACGGCCCCTACGTCTCCGAGGACCTGATCCGGGAGGCGCTGCACGACGGCACCGGTTACGGCGACGTCGTCATCGCCACCAAGGGCGGCCTGACCCGCAGCGGTCCCGACGTGTGGCCGCCGCTGGCCCGCCCCGAGTACCTGCGCCAGTGCATCCTGATGTCGATGCGCCGCCTGGGGCTGGAGCAGATCCCACTGTGGCAGCTGCACCGGATCGACGCGAAGACTCCGCGCGAGGAAACCTTCGGCGAGATCAGCAAATTCGTCGACGAGGGCCTCGCCCTCCAGATCGGCCTGTCCGAGGTCAGCGTCGAGGAGATCAAGGCCGCACAGGCCGCCGGCCTGCCGGTCGCCTCGGTTCAGAACCGCTACAACATGGGTGACCGCCGGGCCGAGGACGTGCTCGACTACTGCGAGCAGCAGGGCATCGCGTTCATCCCGTGGGCCCCGGTCAACGCGGGGTCGCTGGCCCGGCCGGGCGGTCCGCTGGAGAAGGTCGCCGGGCATCACCCGGGGGCCACCACCTCACAGCTGGCCCTCGCCTGGTTGCTGCGCCGCTCGCCGGTGATGGTGCCGATCCCCGGCACCTCGTCGGTGTCGCACCTGGAAGAGAACCTCGGCGGCGCCGACATCTCCCTCAGCGACGACGAGTTCAAGACCCTCGCCGACGCGATCTGACAAGAACAGAACGGTGGACGGCGAGGAGCCCGCGCGGCCCTCGCCGTCCACCCATTCACCGCAGCACCGCGACGAACTCCTCGGCCGTCACCGGCACCGAGAACATCGGGAAGTCGAAACGCAGGGCGTTGTCGTGCGCCTCGATGGAGGTGGCCGCCATGCAGTCGGACAACGTGATCACCCGGTAGCCGTTCTCGTAGCCGCTGCGCATGGTCGACTCGACGCAGCAGTTGGTCAGGAAACCACCGAGCGCGATCGTGCGAATTCCCTTGCTGCGCAGGATGAAATCCAGGTTGGTGCTGGCGAACGTGTCGAGGCCGCGTTTGCCCTCGACCACGATGTCACCGGTCTGTGGGGCCAGGTCGTCGACGATGGCGGCGCCCCAGGCACCCTTCACGAAGGCCTTTCCGTCGACCACGCCCCTGAGGATGCCGTAGGGGTGTGAACTGATCTCGCGATAGCCCTCGGCGAACGTGATCGGCGCGTGCATCACCGTGACGCCGGCGGCCCGTGCCGCCCCGGCCACGTTCTTCGTCTTCTCCAGCATGCCGGTGCTGCGCATGACCGGTGCGACGGCATCGTGCAGCACGCCGCCCTCACTGGTGAAGTCGTTCTGGTACTCGATGAGGACGAGGGCGGTGGTGGCCGGGTCGGGAGAGGTGTCGAGCGCCATCGGGTCTCCTTGGGTTGCTCCGTCGAAACCTGAAAACTTTTTGGGGCCGCGGGACAACCATAGGCCTGGGTCGTTGCGTTGTTTGGGGTGACGGCACGGGAGTTGGTGGGGGATCAGGATGATCAGAACGGGTAGGGCGGCCGCACGCGCGGCGTCGGTGTTGGCAGCAACACTGCTGGCGGTGCTGGCCCTGGCGGCGTGCGACGGTTCCACGGGCAGCACTCCAGGCGGCGCAACAGGCAGCACAACGGGCAGCGCTTCGGGCAGCGCTTCGGGCAGCGCTTCGGGCAGCGCTTCGGGCAGCGCTTCGGGCAGCGCTTCGGGCGGTGGAGCCACGCCGACGGCTCCGACCGACGGCTCCGCGCCGGTGCTGTCCGACAGCGGCATCGGCGACCTGGAACTGGGTGACAGCCTGAAACAGGCCAGAGCTCTGGGGTTCGTCGGCGAGAATGCCACCTCCGAGGTCGACGGC
The sequence above is drawn from the Kineosporia corallincola genome and encodes:
- a CDS encoding aldo/keto reductase; this translates as MAVADSGTIGLGGKQVHRLGFGAMRITGPGIWGPPTDHDEAVRVLRRAVELGVTFIDTADSYGPYVSEDLIREALHDGTGYGDVVIATKGGLTRSGPDVWPPLARPEYLRQCILMSMRRLGLEQIPLWQLHRIDAKTPREETFGEISKFVDEGLALQIGLSEVSVEEIKAAQAAGLPVASVQNRYNMGDRRAEDVLDYCEQQGIAFIPWAPVNAGSLARPGGPLEKVAGHHPGATTSQLALAWLLRRSPVMVPIPGTSSVSHLEENLGGADISLSDDEFKTLADAI
- a CDS encoding cysteine hydrolase is translated as MALDTSPDPATTALVLIEYQNDFTSEGGVLHDAVAPVMRSTGMLEKTKNVAGAARAAGVTVMHAPITFAEGYREISSHPYGILRGVVDGKAFVKGAWGAAIVDDLAPQTGDIVVEGKRGLDTFASTNLDFILRSKGIRTIALGGFLTNCCVESTMRSGYENGYRVITLSDCMAATSIEAHDNALRFDFPMFSVPVTAEEFVAVLR
- a CDS encoding TetR/AcrR family transcriptional regulator, translating into MPTSQTTPRSLRTDDDTALRTAMIQAATRLLAESPDHDIATRAVCEAVGVTQPRLYRLFGDKRGLLDAVADAGFERYAEQKALLEKTGDPVADLYAGWDDHHRFAAANPALYQLMFAPRPQSHSEARRRILGLLEASLLRCSAVGALRVDVNHAAQLILSANVGVALNRIAQPGLFDEELSHRARDAAFGAVLAAPMGDSTADPVGDAARQLHSQLALTGSDALEPAEESLLERWLERIVERGTGEING